One part of the Microlunatus elymi genome encodes these proteins:
- a CDS encoding NERD domain-containing protein: MRNLLPDQPPFRAWSNFEFRDSHGRWHEVDLLVLGRRRLHLIELKYYSGQLRGDDHTWLRSGHRAEDSPLKLARRKAQYFKSKLTDEYDRWVRERRVRNAPPAYQVIPWVQESVFLHHPQLVSELSESSAMGLYGIDGLENHSHLPGISELLLEPGDQRHPIRETVLAELMSRIGLVQRRQREAGSWVITEQAIAEGDGWQEWKAFHARVRRGAAGVPVGRRHR; this comes from the coding sequence GTGCGCAATCTGCTGCCCGACCAGCCTCCTTTTCGTGCCTGGTCCAACTTCGAGTTCCGGGACAGCCACGGCCGCTGGCATGAGGTCGACCTGTTGGTGCTCGGCCGCCGCAGACTGCACCTGATCGAGCTCAAGTACTACTCGGGGCAGCTGCGCGGAGACGATCACACCTGGCTGCGCAGCGGCCACCGGGCGGAGGATTCGCCGCTCAAGCTGGCCCGGCGCAAGGCGCAGTACTTCAAGAGCAAGCTGACCGACGAGTACGACCGCTGGGTGCGTGAGCGACGCGTTCGCAACGCCCCACCGGCTTACCAGGTCATCCCGTGGGTGCAGGAGTCGGTGTTCCTGCATCACCCGCAGCTGGTCTCCGAGTTGTCCGAGTCGAGCGCGATGGGTCTGTACGGCATTGATGGGCTCGAGAACCACAGCCACCTGCCAGGCATCTCCGAGTTGCTGCTCGAACCCGGCGATCAGCGGCATCCGATCCGTGAAACCGTCCTGGCCGAGCTGATGAGCCGGATCGGCCTGGTCCAGCGCCGCCAACGCGAGGCCGGATCCTGGGTGATCACCGAACAGGCTATCGCCGAGGGCGACGGCTGGCAGGAGTGGAAGGCCTTCCACGCCCGCGTTCGCCGCGGTGCTGCGGGCGTACCGGTCGGCCGTCGACACCGGTGA
- the brxD gene encoding BREX system ATP-binding protein BrxD, whose translation MLRAYRSAVDTGDTARAEALVAWLGGQPHVAAAAKRSAGIKGDLDHFGAMGALQGLLVVLRDAGHPGLLVVLDEVETLQRMRGDVRDKALNAMRQLIDEVDAGRFPGLYLLITGTPAFFEGPSGISRLPPLAGRLRVDFDTDPRFDNPRAVQIRLRGFDHDSLVELGQRVRDLYAEGSTQGDRIRTLVDDDYLGLLADAVAGSLGGQVGIAPRVFLKKLVGDVLDRVDQFDDFDPRQHYQLTVSSGELTDVERNLAQPARAGDIDLEL comes from the coding sequence GTGCTGCGGGCGTACCGGTCGGCCGTCGACACCGGTGACACGGCCCGGGCGGAAGCACTGGTGGCCTGGCTCGGCGGGCAGCCGCACGTTGCCGCGGCCGCGAAGCGGTCAGCCGGGATCAAGGGCGACCTTGATCATTTCGGCGCCATGGGTGCACTACAAGGACTGCTTGTGGTGCTGCGCGATGCTGGGCACCCAGGGCTGTTGGTCGTGCTTGACGAGGTCGAAACCCTGCAGCGGATGCGCGGTGACGTCCGGGACAAGGCGCTGAACGCGATGCGGCAGTTGATCGACGAGGTGGATGCGGGCCGGTTTCCCGGCTTGTACTTGTTGATCACTGGCACCCCGGCCTTCTTCGAAGGTCCGTCCGGAATTTCCCGGCTGCCACCGTTGGCCGGCCGACTGCGCGTCGACTTCGACACCGATCCACGATTTGACAACCCGCGGGCGGTGCAGATCCGGCTGCGTGGATTTGATCATGACAGCCTGGTCGAGCTGGGCCAGCGGGTCCGTGATCTTTACGCCGAAGGCAGCACCCAGGGCGACCGGATCCGTACCCTGGTCGACGACGACTACCTGGGCTTGCTGGCCGACGCCGTGGCCGGATCGTTGGGTGGTCAGGTCGGAATCGCGCCGCGGGTGTTCCTGAAGAAGCTCGTCGGTGATGTGCTGGATCGCGTTGATCAATTCGACGACTTCGATCCGCGCCAGCACTATCAGCTCACCGTCAGCTCCGGTGAGTTGACCGACGTCGAAAGGAATCTGGCGCAACCGGCGCGCGCGGGCGACATCGACCTCGAGCTGTGA
- a CDS encoding type II toxin-antitoxin system VapC family toxin, whose amino-acid sequence MIVLDTNVLSEVFRPDPDAQVIDWIETLTGDVAITAITLAELLAGVRRLPAGRRRSKLATQIDSALEPYRETRAILAFDDRAAESYPNILVARERAGLPIHTADAQIAAICRANSATCATRNTKDFANTGIELVDPWAS is encoded by the coding sequence CTCGACACGAACGTCCTGTCCGAGGTCTTCCGGCCAGATCCGGATGCGCAGGTCATCGATTGGATCGAGACCTTGACTGGCGACGTCGCGATCACGGCGATCACGCTGGCCGAGCTGTTGGCGGGCGTTCGTCGGCTACCTGCCGGTAGGCGTCGTTCGAAGCTGGCCACGCAGATCGATTCCGCACTGGAGCCATATCGAGAGACCCGCGCGATCCTCGCGTTCGACGACCGTGCGGCGGAGTCCTATCCCAACATCCTGGTCGCGCGCGAACGCGCCGGCCTGCCGATCCACACTGCAGATGCTCAGATCGCGGCGATCTGTCGAGCAAACTCAGCCACCTGCGCCACCAGGAACACCAAGGACTTCGCCAATACAGGGATCGAACTGGTCGATCCCTGGGCATCCTGA